One Terriglobia bacterium genomic region harbors:
- a CDS encoding YpdA family putative bacillithiol disulfide reductase, producing MPYDNHFDVLVIGAGPTGMASAIEAQRAGFSAVMVDKGCLVNSLFNYPANMTFFTTPELLEIGDLPFSSANQKPTRHEALEYYRNVAQHYKLRVHQYQQVLAVTGYDGAFKVTARDRNGREHEYGAKKIVVATGYYDRPNYMGIPGEQLPKVMHYYKEPHPYYDMDVLIVGGKNSAAIAALELWRRGSRVTMVHHGPEIHKNVKYWIKPDIENRIKAGEVAAYFNSSVLEITADAVRIKTPEGERVLKNDFVFALTGYHPDYEFLESLGIELTRPEMRPVCDPQTFESNVPGIYVAGVVVSGAKTSEIFIENGRFHGKQIAEDLKNRRDRA from the coding sequence ATGCCGTACGACAATCATTTTGACGTTCTGGTCATCGGCGCCGGACCCACGGGCATGGCGTCGGCTATTGAAGCGCAGCGCGCTGGTTTTTCGGCCGTGATGGTGGACAAAGGCTGCCTGGTGAACTCGCTGTTCAACTATCCCGCGAACATGACGTTCTTCACCACGCCCGAGCTGCTGGAGATTGGCGATCTGCCTTTCAGCAGCGCCAACCAGAAGCCCACGCGCCATGAAGCGCTGGAGTATTACCGCAACGTGGCCCAGCACTACAAGCTGCGCGTCCACCAGTACCAGCAGGTGCTGGCGGTCACCGGCTATGACGGGGCATTCAAGGTGACCGCGCGCGACCGCAACGGCCGGGAGCATGAGTATGGGGCGAAGAAGATTGTGGTCGCCACCGGGTATTACGACCGTCCCAACTACATGGGCATTCCCGGCGAGCAACTGCCCAAGGTGATGCACTACTACAAGGAGCCGCACCCGTATTACGACATGGACGTGCTGATCGTCGGCGGGAAGAACTCAGCGGCCATTGCCGCGCTGGAGCTGTGGCGGCGCGGGTCGCGCGTGACCATGGTGCATCACGGGCCGGAGATCCACAAGAACGTGAAGTACTGGATCAAACCGGACATTGAAAACCGCATCAAGGCCGGCGAGGTGGCGGCTTATTTCAATTCCAGTGTGCTGGAGATCACGGCGGACGCGGTGCGCATCAAGACGCCCGAAGGCGAGCGCGTGCTCAAGAACGATTTTGTGTTTGCCTTGACCGGATATCATCCGGACTACGAGTTTCTGGAGTCGCTGGGCATTGAACTGACGCGTCCGGAAATGCGACCGGTGTGCGATCCCCAGACCTTCGAGAGCAATGTGCCGGGGATTTATGTGGCGGGGGTGGTGGTGTCCGGGGCCAAGACCAGCGAGATTTTTATCGAGAACGGACGGTTTCACGGGAAGCAGATTGCTGAAGACCTGAAGAATCGCCGGGATCGCGCGTGA
- a CDS encoding type II toxin-antitoxin system Phd/YefM family antitoxin, whose protein sequence is MKQLKKSKRPVVLTVKGKAAAIVQDAEAYQRLLDIAAQADPREGIRQGLEQAKREVRPVREFFDEFEATHGIPG, encoded by the coding sequence ATGAAGCAACTGAAGAAAAGCAAACGACCTGTCGTGCTTACGGTGAAGGGGAAGGCGGCAGCCATTGTGCAGGACGCCGAGGCCTACCAGCGTCTGCTCGATATCGCCGCCCAAGCTGATCCACGGGAAGGCATCCGCCAGGGCCTGGAGCAGGCGAAAAGAGAGGTCCGGCCGGTCAGAGAATTTTTTGACGAGTTCGAAGCCACCCATGGCATACCTGGTTAA
- a CDS encoding outer membrane beta-barrel protein, producing the protein MKRLAILGALALFFACLAPGAWAQSTSDYNRGNLGAFLNFTRQGGADVNMLGVGARVGINASPNVVLEAEMAYDFEKTKTQTVTVGTLTTTTRSTLRLLHGVAGLKFQSTGDVRIFVMAKAGLLNFGVGGPVTAGAISTQIGNINDGVTKGVLYPGGGIEFGHKLSFRAEVGDEIYFASGTHHNIRVTAGPQIRF; encoded by the coding sequence ATGAAACGTTTAGCAATCTTAGGTGCACTTGCTCTGTTTTTTGCCTGTCTGGCGCCTGGCGCATGGGCCCAGTCCACCAGCGATTACAACCGCGGCAACCTGGGTGCTTTTCTTAACTTCACCCGCCAGGGGGGAGCCGACGTTAACATGCTCGGCGTGGGCGCTCGGGTTGGCATCAACGCGTCGCCGAACGTAGTCCTGGAAGCTGAGATGGCGTACGACTTTGAAAAGACCAAGACCCAGACCGTCACCGTGGGCACTTTGACCACCACTACGCGGTCCACTCTGAGGCTGCTTCACGGCGTGGCCGGTCTCAAGTTCCAAAGCACCGGCGACGTTCGCATCTTCGTGATGGCCAAGGCCGGACTGTTGAACTTTGGCGTGGGCGGGCCAGTCACGGCCGGCGCCATCAGCACCCAGATCGGGAACATCAATGACGGTGTCACCAAGGGAGTCCTTTATCCCGGCGGCGGGATCGAGTTTGGACACAAGCTCAGCTTCCGCGCGGAAGTTGGCGACGAAATTTACTTCGCCAGCGGCACGCACCACAATATTCGCGTAACTGCCGGTCCGCAGATCCGTTTCTAA
- a CDS encoding efflux RND transporter periplasmic adaptor subunit — translation MKLTKSRILIAVLLLAGVATVAAFMLRGKAPVQYYTARVEQGDIKQVVEATGTINAVITVQVGSQVSGTIAKLYADFNSHVKKGQLVAQIDPALFEGAIAQAKADLENAKANLAVAVANTVKARANAVQTKADYARGLGLAQQGVISPQALDLAKANAESAEAQVAAALASEQQARAQVLQKQAAVQVSQTNLDYTTIHAPIDGTVVARNVDVGQTVAASLQAPTLFTIAQDLTKMQVYAKTDESDVGQIRAGQKVSFKVDAYPRDTFSGVVSQVRMNSTVVQNVVTYDTIIDFNNPDLKLFPGMTAYVTIPVATVANVAKIPNGALRYKPDLSPEEIRALYQKYGIPESIGPRPQPAKGDNAPAAKGRPGSVAVAKPPAPIGEGQGARSETQVVWKLLPDQTLAPVRIKTGITDHTFTELVQELNGALKDGDELVTGVAQGRSSGSAPRMGGPGAPRGR, via the coding sequence GTGAAGCTCACAAAGAGCAGAATTCTGATTGCCGTCCTGCTGCTGGCGGGCGTGGCCACAGTTGCCGCTTTCATGCTGCGCGGCAAGGCGCCGGTGCAGTACTACACCGCGCGCGTCGAACAGGGCGACATCAAGCAAGTGGTGGAGGCCACCGGCACCATCAATGCGGTGATCACCGTGCAGGTGGGGTCGCAGGTTTCCGGGACCATCGCCAAGCTGTATGCGGACTTCAACTCGCACGTGAAGAAGGGCCAACTGGTGGCGCAGATTGATCCGGCGCTGTTTGAAGGGGCCATCGCGCAAGCCAAAGCCGACTTGGAAAATGCCAAGGCCAATTTGGCGGTGGCCGTGGCCAATACCGTCAAGGCCCGGGCCAACGCCGTCCAGACCAAAGCGGATTATGCGCGCGGATTGGGGTTGGCCCAGCAAGGCGTGATCAGCCCGCAGGCCCTGGACCTGGCCAAGGCCAACGCCGAAAGCGCGGAAGCCCAGGTGGCAGCGGCCCTGGCATCAGAGCAGCAAGCGCGCGCGCAGGTCCTGCAGAAGCAGGCCGCGGTGCAAGTTTCGCAGACCAACCTGGATTACACCACCATCCACGCGCCGATTGACGGCACCGTGGTGGCGCGCAACGTGGACGTAGGCCAAACGGTGGCCGCTTCACTGCAAGCTCCCACGCTGTTCACCATCGCACAAGACCTCACCAAGATGCAGGTCTACGCCAAGACCGATGAATCCGACGTCGGGCAGATTCGCGCCGGCCAGAAAGTCTCTTTCAAAGTAGACGCCTACCCGCGCGACACATTCTCCGGCGTGGTTTCCCAGGTGCGCATGAACTCCACCGTGGTGCAGAACGTGGTGACCTATGACACCATCATTGACTTCAACAATCCTGACCTGAAACTGTTTCCCGGCATGACCGCTTACGTGACCATCCCGGTGGCGACTGTGGCCAATGTCGCGAAGATTCCCAACGGCGCTTTGCGTTACAAGCCGGACTTGTCGCCTGAAGAAATCCGCGCGCTCTACCAGAAATACGGAATTCCCGAGAGCATCGGCCCGCGACCGCAGCCAGCCAAGGGAGACAACGCGCCGGCAGCCAAAGGCCGGCCGGGAAGCGTGGCTGTCGCGAAGCCTCCGGCCCCAATTGGCGAGGGCCAGGGTGCGCGCAGTGAAACCCAGGTGGTGTGGAAGCTGCTTCCTGACCAGACCCTGGCGCCGGTGCGCATCAAGACCGGCATCACCGACCACACTTTCACCGAGTTGGTCCAGGAATTGAACGGCGCGTTGAAGGACGGGGATGAGCTGGTCACCGGCGTCGCCCAAGGACGCAGCTCCGGCAGCGCTCCGCGCATGGGCGGGCCCGGCGCGCCGCGTGGACGCTAA
- a CDS encoding ABC transporter permease, with protein MFFETIIREVFKALVRNRVRSLLTMLGIIMGVGSFICVVAVGNAGSSRVEEQLHNVGDNLIWVEAGSRARSGVRVGSRGTKTLIAGDARAVLEQIPGIKSASPNVDGHLQVIYGNLNWGTQYRGVSPDYFDIRKWEIQYGSAFTQEDMDQNSAVCVLGYTVATNLFGEDDPISKTVNAKGVPFKVIGVLKPKGFSATGQDQDDFVVMPMTTAQKRITGVEWLDDIYFSATSRETIPETTKQIIALMRERHHLRAGDDDDFNIRTPEELIRAQLAAANIFTWLLGSAASLSLLVGGIGIMNIMLVSVTQRTREIGIRLAVGATEQDIQAQFLSEAVVMSLIGGVMGVVAGIAGAFLLKTTLHWEMQLSSQVMVIAGVFSAAVGIFFGYYPARKAAQLDPIEGLRYE; from the coding sequence ATGTTTTTTGAGACCATCATCCGCGAAGTGTTCAAGGCGCTGGTCCGCAACCGCGTCCGCAGCCTGCTGACCATGCTGGGAATCATTATGGGCGTGGGCTCGTTCATTTGCGTGGTGGCGGTGGGCAACGCAGGGTCCAGCCGCGTGGAAGAGCAACTCCACAACGTCGGCGACAACCTGATCTGGGTGGAAGCCGGCAGCCGCGCGCGCAGCGGAGTCCGCGTTGGCAGCAGGGGGACCAAGACGTTGATTGCGGGAGATGCGCGGGCCGTGCTGGAGCAGATTCCGGGCATCAAGAGCGCGTCTCCGAACGTTGACGGCCACCTCCAGGTCATCTATGGAAACTTGAACTGGGGCACGCAGTATCGCGGCGTGAGTCCCGACTACTTTGACATTCGCAAGTGGGAGATCCAGTACGGCAGCGCTTTCACCCAGGAAGATATGGACCAGAACTCGGCGGTCTGCGTGCTGGGTTACACCGTGGCGACAAACCTGTTCGGCGAAGATGACCCCATCAGCAAGACCGTCAACGCCAAAGGCGTTCCCTTCAAAGTGATCGGCGTGCTTAAACCCAAAGGGTTCTCCGCCACGGGCCAGGACCAGGACGATTTCGTCGTCATGCCGATGACTACGGCGCAAAAACGAATCACCGGAGTGGAGTGGCTAGACGACATCTACTTCTCCGCCACTTCGCGCGAGACCATTCCCGAAACCACCAAGCAGATCATCGCTCTGATGCGGGAACGCCATCACCTGCGTGCGGGCGACGACGATGACTTCAACATCCGCACACCGGAAGAACTCATCCGCGCGCAACTGGCCGCGGCCAACATCTTTACCTGGCTGCTGGGCAGCGCGGCGTCATTGTCGCTGCTGGTGGGGGGCATCGGCATCATGAACATCATGCTGGTCTCGGTCACGCAGCGCACGCGGGAGATCGGCATACGCCTGGCCGTCGGCGCCACGGAGCAGGACATTCAAGCGCAATTCCTGAGCGAAGCCGTGGTCATGAGCCTGATCGGCGGCGTCATGGGCGTGGTCGCCGGCATCGCCGGGGCGTTTCTGCTGAAGACGACGCTGCACTGGGAAATGCAACTGTCTTCACAAGTCATGGTGATTGCCGGCGTGTTCTCAGCTGCTGTAGGAATCTTCTTCGGCTACTACCCGGCAAGAAAAGCGGCGCAGCTGGATCCGATTGAGGGGCTGCGGTACGAGTAG
- a CDS encoding ABC transporter ATP-binding protein, giving the protein MSAPAPNSPSATQVLPTAPATGQVVIDVADLHKTYQLGETQVHALRGINLQIRQGEFVAIMGASGSGKSTFMNIVGCLDKPSSGKYLLEGIDVAGLEKRELAGIRNRKIGFVFQGFNLLARTTALENTELPTLYARIDKTERHQRAVDALKMVGLAERMDHYPSQLSGGQQQRVAIARALVNRPSILLADEPTGNLDSRTSVEVMEIFQSLNQRGLTIILVTHEHDIAQFAKRSIVFRDGKIRRDETIANQAVASDVLKTMPAVEE; this is encoded by the coding sequence ATGAGCGCACCCGCACCCAACTCGCCCAGCGCTACGCAAGTTCTCCCCACTGCACCGGCGACAGGACAAGTGGTCATTGACGTGGCCGACCTGCACAAGACCTACCAGTTGGGCGAAACCCAGGTGCACGCTCTGCGCGGCATCAACCTCCAGATCCGCCAAGGGGAATTTGTGGCCATCATGGGCGCCAGCGGCAGCGGCAAATCCACTTTTATGAACATTGTCGGATGCCTGGATAAGCCCAGTTCCGGAAAGTATCTGCTGGAAGGCATTGACGTGGCCGGGCTGGAAAAGCGCGAGCTGGCCGGCATTCGCAACCGTAAAATCGGCTTCGTATTTCAGGGATTCAACTTGCTGGCCCGCACCACGGCGCTGGAAAACACCGAACTGCCCACGCTCTACGCGCGCATTGACAAGACGGAACGCCACCAACGCGCCGTGGACGCGCTGAAGATGGTCGGCCTGGCGGAGCGCATGGACCATTACCCTTCGCAGCTCTCCGGCGGCCAGCAACAACGCGTGGCTATTGCCCGCGCACTGGTCAACCGCCCTTCGATCCTGCTGGCGGACGAGCCCACGGGCAACCTGGACAGCCGGACGTCGGTGGAAGTCATGGAGATTTTTCAGTCGCTCAACCAGCGCGGCTTGACCATCATCCTGGTGACGCACGAGCACGATATCGCGCAGTTCGCCAAGCGGAGCATTGTCTTTCGCGACGGCAAGATCCGGCGGGATGAGACCATCGCCAACCAGGCGGTGGCGTCCGACGTGCTGAAGACCATGCCGGCGGTGGAAGAGTAG
- a CDS encoding ABC transporter permease: protein MNTLLKDLTYAFRGLAKNPGFALAAVLSLMIGIGANTTIFSVTSALFLNPLPYKDAGRLTILWNRSPGLNITQDWFSTAQYFDVKNTSKSFEDVAIAIGGVQNLTGNGEPERVGAILVSSNLLPMLGAHAEHGRLFNAQDDVPGGAGVAILGHGTWLRRYGADPRVIGKSLTMNGKTYQIVGVLPGSFSLPREVMPTLDGAEDAEVLLPLPMAADAASNRGHEDYNIVAKLRPGVTARQAQAEMDTLTARLRHDFPDLYPPNGGLTFGVVPLLEQVVGDVRMPLRLMSGAVGLVLLIACVNVANLLLSRALARQKEIAIRAALGASRKRLLRQLLTESVALALLGGVLGVLFSALSLQLVRVLGAKRIPRLHEIAINGEVLLFTLGLSILAGIIFGLAPALRVCRRDVQSNLQDASRGSSGASAVWGRGNNLRRLLVIAELALSVVVLVAAGLLIRSFARLQNVSPGFNSNGVLTLELTMSGRRYGDKQAVLQTYHQLWERLERLPGVSSAGAVSHLPLSQMFAWGPITVEGRAPAPGENFINADIRIAAGHYFEAMQIPLLKGRLLNDQDTPDSPRVAVVDEYMAQQMWPGQDALGKRFHFGGLNDKANWIIVVGIVGRIKQYTLDADSRIAYYVPQTQYPVRAMNVVLRSGSAPAALTSAVRSEIHELDSDLPLYNVLTMQQRVAASLAERRFSMTLLSMFALFALGLASVGTYSVISYLVNQGTREIGIRMALGATPRSILNLVLQRGMLMTLIGVGAGALLALAAARFMRSLLFGIGVADPLTFAAITGLLAFVTLLAIFFPARRAARTDPMISLRCE from the coding sequence ATGAACACGTTGCTCAAAGACCTCACCTACGCTTTCCGCGGCCTCGCCAAGAACCCGGGGTTCGCCCTTGCAGCGGTGTTGTCCTTGATGATCGGCATTGGCGCCAACACCACTATCTTCAGCGTGACCAGCGCGCTCTTCCTGAATCCCCTGCCCTACAAAGATGCCGGCCGCCTGACGATCCTCTGGAACCGCTCGCCCGGCCTGAACATTACGCAGGACTGGTTCTCCACCGCGCAATATTTTGACGTCAAGAATACGAGCAAGAGCTTTGAGGACGTGGCCATCGCCATCGGCGGCGTGCAGAACCTCACCGGTAACGGCGAACCGGAGCGAGTCGGCGCCATCCTGGTGTCATCCAACTTGTTGCCGATGCTGGGCGCGCACGCTGAGCACGGCCGGCTGTTCAATGCGCAGGATGACGTCCCCGGCGGCGCGGGCGTGGCGATTCTGGGCCACGGCACGTGGCTGCGGCGTTACGGCGCGGACCCGCGGGTGATTGGCAAGTCGCTCACCATGAACGGCAAGACCTACCAGATTGTGGGCGTGCTGCCGGGATCTTTTTCTCTGCCGCGCGAAGTCATGCCCACGCTGGACGGCGCGGAAGATGCCGAAGTCCTTCTGCCTTTGCCGATGGCCGCCGACGCGGCGTCCAATCGCGGGCACGAAGATTACAACATCGTCGCCAAGTTGAGGCCCGGAGTCACCGCGCGCCAGGCGCAAGCGGAAATGGACACGCTGACCGCGCGCCTGCGCCATGACTTCCCCGACCTCTATCCGCCCAACGGCGGGTTGACCTTTGGCGTGGTGCCGCTGCTCGAGCAAGTGGTGGGCGACGTCCGCATGCCGCTGCGCCTGATGTCCGGCGCGGTGGGCCTGGTGCTGCTGATCGCGTGCGTCAACGTGGCCAACCTTCTGCTTTCGCGCGCGCTCGCCCGGCAAAAGGAAATTGCCATCCGCGCTGCGCTGGGCGCCAGCCGCAAACGGCTCTTGCGCCAACTGCTTACGGAGAGCGTGGCGCTCGCGCTGCTAGGCGGCGTGCTGGGCGTGCTGTTCTCCGCCCTCAGCCTGCAACTGGTGCGCGTGCTCGGCGCGAAACGCATTCCCCGGCTGCATGAGATCGCCATTAACGGCGAAGTTCTGCTGTTCACGCTGGGCCTGTCCATCTTGGCGGGAATCATTTTTGGCCTGGCGCCGGCGTTGCGCGTCTGCCGTCGCGACGTCCAATCCAATTTGCAGGACGCCTCGCGCGGCTCTTCAGGCGCCAGCGCCGTCTGGGGACGCGGCAACAACCTGCGCCGGCTGCTGGTGATCGCCGAACTGGCGCTTTCCGTAGTCGTGCTGGTGGCCGCCGGACTGTTGATTCGCAGCTTCGCGCGCCTGCAAAACGTTTCACCGGGATTCAACTCGAACGGCGTGCTCACTCTCGAGCTCACCATGAGCGGACGCCGCTACGGCGACAAGCAAGCCGTGCTGCAAACCTATCATCAACTCTGGGAGCGGCTGGAACGGCTGCCCGGCGTCAGCTCTGCCGGCGCTGTATCTCACCTGCCGCTCAGCCAGATGTTTGCCTGGGGACCCATCACTGTGGAAGGCCGCGCTCCCGCGCCGGGTGAGAACTTTATCAACGCCGATATTCGCATTGCCGCCGGACATTATTTTGAGGCCATGCAGATTCCGCTGCTCAAAGGCCGCCTGCTCAACGACCAGGACACGCCGGATTCGCCGCGCGTGGCGGTGGTGGACGAATACATGGCGCAGCAGATGTGGCCGGGACAGGACGCGCTGGGCAAGCGCTTCCACTTCGGCGGCCTGAATGACAAAGCGAACTGGATCATCGTGGTGGGCATTGTGGGCCGCATCAAGCAGTACACGCTGGACGCCGACTCGCGCATCGCCTATTACGTCCCGCAGACGCAGTATCCGGTGCGGGCGATGAATGTGGTACTGCGCAGCGGCTCAGCCCCGGCGGCGCTGACCTCCGCCGTGCGAAGTGAAATCCATGAGCTCGACTCCGACTTGCCGCTCTACAACGTGCTCACCATGCAGCAGCGCGTGGCGGCGTCGCTGGCGGAGCGCCGCTTCTCCATGACGCTGCTCTCCATGTTCGCGCTGTTTGCCCTGGGACTGGCCAGCGTCGGCACCTACAGCGTGATCTCTTACCTGGTAAACCAGGGAACGCGTGAGATTGGGATCCGCATGGCGCTGGGGGCAACGCCGCGAAGCATTCTCAACCTGGTCTTGCAGCGCGGCATGTTGATGACCTTGATCGGCGTGGGCGCCGGAGCCTTGCTGGCGCTAGCGGCTGCCCGCTTCATGCGGAGCTTGCTGTTCGGCATCGGCGTGGCCGACCCGCTGACGTTTGCCGCCATCACCGGACTGCTGGCTTTCGTCACCCTGCTGGCTATTTTCTTTCCTGCACGCCGCGCAGCGCGCACCGACCCGATGATTTCGCTACGCTGTGAGTAG
- a CDS encoding ABC transporter permease: MDLLSTIRTAFRALTRNKMRSVLTMLGIIIGVGAVIALVGIGQGADQTMQKQIANLGSNMLFVSSGSRNLGGLRLGWGATKTLVRDDVTAMVKECHAVESAAPGTQTTAQVVYGNDNWGTRITGTTPEYFDIRTWPFQNGASFTADDVTTAANVAVIGDTVRKNLFAVTDPVGKTIRIGNLPFLVVGVLVAKGQSPAMSEDQDDTIIVPITTLQKKITGQTWLRFVMVSAKSRGASYAAQQQIESLLRDRHRIREGEPNDFTVRNLAEFAEAASETSSVMTLLLGSIAGISLLVGGVMIMNIMLVSVTERTREIGIRLAIGATESDVQWQFLTEAVVISLIGGAIGIVLGVSASFAISTTVGWPILVSPTAIAAAVGVAMAVGIFFGFYPAQKAAQLDPIEALRYE, from the coding sequence ATGGATTTGCTTTCCACAATCCGCACAGCATTCCGCGCTCTCACGCGCAACAAGATGCGCTCCGTCCTCACCATGCTGGGGATCATCATCGGCGTGGGCGCGGTGATCGCGCTGGTGGGGATTGGCCAGGGCGCGGACCAGACCATGCAAAAGCAGATCGCCAACCTGGGATCCAACATGCTGTTTGTCAGCTCCGGTTCCAGGAACCTGGGCGGCTTGCGGCTGGGCTGGGGAGCCACCAAAACCCTGGTGCGCGACGACGTCACCGCCATGGTGAAGGAGTGCCACGCCGTGGAGTCGGCTGCGCCGGGCACGCAAACCACCGCGCAGGTAGTCTACGGCAACGACAATTGGGGCACGCGCATTACCGGCACCACGCCGGAGTATTTTGACATTCGCACATGGCCGTTCCAGAACGGCGCCAGCTTCACCGCGGACGACGTCACCACCGCGGCCAACGTGGCGGTGATTGGCGATACGGTGCGCAAGAACCTTTTTGCCGTGACCGATCCCGTGGGCAAGACCATCCGCATCGGGAATTTGCCGTTCCTGGTGGTGGGCGTGCTGGTGGCCAAGGGACAATCGCCGGCCATGAGTGAGGACCAGGACGACACCATCATTGTCCCCATCACCACTCTGCAAAAGAAGATTACGGGACAGACCTGGCTGCGCTTTGTGATGGTGTCTGCCAAGTCGCGCGGGGCCAGCTACGCGGCGCAACAGCAGATTGAATCGCTGCTGCGTGACCGTCACCGCATTCGCGAAGGCGAGCCCAATGACTTTACCGTGCGCAACCTGGCCGAGTTTGCCGAAGCGGCGTCGGAGACCAGCAGCGTGATGACGCTGCTGCTCGGCTCCATCGCCGGCATCTCGTTGCTGGTGGGCGGAGTGATGATCATGAACATCATGCTGGTTTCGGTCACCGAGCGCACGCGGGAGATCGGCATCCGCCTGGCGATTGGCGCGACGGAGAGTGACGTCCAGTGGCAATTCCTGACCGAAGCCGTGGTGATCAGCTTGATTGGCGGCGCGATTGGCATTGTCCTGGGCGTGAGCGCCTCGTTTGCCATTTCCACCACCGTGGGATGGCCCATCCTGGTTTCCCCCACGGCCATTGCCGCAGCCGTGGGCGTGGCCATGGCGGTGGGAATTTTCTTTGGCTTTTATCCGGCGCAGAAAGCGGCCCAACTGGACCCCATTGAGGCGCTGCGCTACGAATAA
- a CDS encoding ABC transporter ATP-binding protein yields MPAPAPDPQTSPPSSVLSVSALCKTYGTTVAVDNISFQVGRNEIVGLLGPNGAGKTTTINMVLGVLQPTSGSIEIEGLDLAAHRSRALEYTNFAAVYAPVPGNLTVQQNLRIFGMIYGVKDLSHRIAELLRQFDLEKFRDVKSGVLSSGEQTRVSLAKAMLNRPRLLLLDEPTASLDPSVAQEVRTKIREFAGLGQGGVLWTSHNMYEVEEVCHRVLFLSHGKILLEGDPRTLPREHGKQTLEELFIALAREPLATMEARLLP; encoded by the coding sequence ATGCCAGCTCCCGCCCCAGACCCGCAAACGTCTCCGCCATCGAGTGTGCTCTCGGTGTCAGCGCTGTGCAAGACCTACGGGACCACAGTTGCCGTGGACAACATTTCTTTTCAGGTGGGCCGCAATGAGATCGTCGGGCTGCTGGGGCCCAACGGCGCGGGCAAGACGACCACCATCAACATGGTGCTGGGCGTGTTGCAGCCGACTTCCGGCAGCATAGAGATTGAAGGCCTGGACCTGGCGGCACACCGCTCGCGGGCGCTGGAGTACACGAACTTTGCGGCGGTGTACGCTCCCGTCCCCGGCAATCTGACCGTGCAGCAGAACCTGCGCATCTTCGGCATGATCTACGGCGTTAAAGACTTGTCGCATCGCATTGCTGAGCTGCTGCGGCAGTTTGATCTGGAGAAGTTTCGCGACGTGAAGTCCGGCGTGCTCTCTTCCGGGGAGCAGACGCGTGTGAGCTTGGCCAAGGCCATGCTCAACCGGCCGCGGCTTCTGCTGCTGGATGAACCCACGGCCTCGCTCGATCCCTCGGTGGCGCAGGAGGTCCGCACCAAGATCCGCGAATTTGCCGGCCTGGGCCAGGGCGGCGTGCTGTGGACGTCGCACAACATGTACGAAGTGGAGGAAGTCTGCCACCGCGTGCTGTTTCTCTCGCACGGAAAAATCCTGCTGGAAGGCGATCCCCGCACCCTGCCGCGCGAGCACGGCAAGCAGACGCTGGAGGAACTGTTCATCGCCCTGGCGCGCGAGCCGCTCGCCACCATGGAGGCCAGACTGTTGCCATGA
- a CDS encoding ABC transporter permease, with protein MKFTRTAAIVLRQFYLFRGSISRLVPLFAWVGIDMVLWGFITRYLNSVAAPGFNFVATMLGAVLLWDFFIRVMQGITMAFFEDVWSRNFLNFFATPLLISEYLSGLVLSSIATSSVGLVVMIVLATTAFGLSFFVYGVMLAPFVLVLFLFGIALGIFAIALVLRMGPASEWFVWPIPALLSPFAGVFYPLATLPHWMRLIAYALPPSYVFEGMRTIVAGGPMAISTLLWGGCLAVLYILVACWVFKATYQHAVRTGLIARYSAETVS; from the coding sequence ATGAAATTCACGCGCACTGCAGCCATCGTCCTGCGGCAGTTCTACCTGTTCCGCGGAAGCATCTCGCGCCTGGTGCCGCTGTTCGCCTGGGTGGGCATTGACATGGTGCTGTGGGGATTCATCACCCGCTATCTCAACAGCGTGGCTGCGCCGGGCTTCAACTTTGTGGCCACCATGCTGGGCGCCGTGCTGCTGTGGGACTTCTTTATCCGCGTGATGCAGGGCATCACCATGGCGTTCTTTGAGGACGTGTGGTCGCGCAACTTCCTCAACTTTTTCGCTACGCCGCTGCTCATCTCCGAGTACCTGAGCGGACTGGTGCTCTCCAGCATCGCCACCAGTTCGGTTGGCCTGGTGGTGATGATCGTGCTGGCCACCACGGCGTTCGGGCTGTCGTTCTTTGTTTACGGCGTGATGCTGGCGCCGTTTGTGCTGGTGCTGTTTCTTTTCGGGATTGCGCTGGGCATCTTCGCCATCGCCCTGGTGCTGCGGATGGGGCCGGCATCAGAATGGTTCGTCTGGCCGATTCCCGCGCTGCTCTCTCCCTTTGCCGGCGTGTTCTACCCGCTGGCCACGCTGCCCCACTGGATGCGCTTGATCGCCTACGCGCTGCCGCCCTCGTACGTGTTTGAAGGCATGCGGACGATCGTGGCCGGCGGTCCGATGGCGATTTCTACGCTGCTGTGGGGCGGGTGCCTGGCCGTGCTTTACATCCTGGTGGCCTGCTGGGTGTTCAAAGCGACCTACCAGCACGCCGTCCGGACGGGATTGATCGCGAGGTATAGCGCGGAGACGGTGAGCTAG